The following proteins are encoded in a genomic region of Glycine max cultivar Williams 82 chromosome 18, Glycine_max_v4.0, whole genome shotgun sequence:
- the LOC100780234 gene encoding arginyl-tRNA--protein transferase 2, whose amino-acid sequence MASSSSNTPKESVVVDCGRRRTSCGYCRSSRHNSISHGMWAHSLTVDDYQDLLDRGWRRSGCFLYKPEMERTCCPSYTIRLKASDFVPSKEQLRVSRRMQRFLDGTLDVKKVDVMEDPTKSGIFTRPMSEESLAAGSENKDEVEKSLHYLSNQIDNVIHILIEKGEFPSGIQLPNASVKRVSQGKRKLLVNGSEDLLYSSNIAFQIAASIKRAQSCDKVVDDSKPARVCEKENDSSPKIIAEKLVASLDPTVKNSDLSIRACNGHINFYASSKQVSLNRSVQNAPVPKISRMKHDSGGNCLIGQVKRQKLEIRLNRSSFDPEEFALYRRYQLKVHNDKPQNVTENSYRRFLVDTPLIQVSPTGDSTVPPCGFGSFHQQYLIDGQLVAVGVIDILPKCLSSKYLFWDPDFAFLSLGKYSAFQEIGWVKENQVYCPSLQYYYLGYYIHSCSKMRYKAAYRPSELLCPLRYQWVPFDIARPLLDRKPYVVLSDSSILQNGESSLPQTTEDVMRRGFDDVGQEDANDVPMLDDEEMVESESECSDDEPDLETTSDDDPEIADVSKVLLGIKGSHVKYKDLRVVFGPEQQSYLESQLRRYRKVVGPLLSERIVYSLG is encoded by the exons atggcgAGTAGCAGCAGCAACACTCCGAAGGAAAGCGTTGTTGTCGACTGCGGAAGGCGTCGAACCTCTTGCGGCTATTGCAGATCCTCTCGTCACAATAGCATCTCTCATg GCATGTGGGCACATAGCCTTACTGTGGATGACTACCAAG ATCTTCTTGATCGTGGCTGGAGAAGGTCTGGATGTTTTCTTTATAAACCAGAGATGGAAAGGACATGCTGCCCTTCTTATACAATTCGCTTGAAAGCAAGTGACTTTGTTCCTTCTAAGGAGCAACTTCGTGTATCTAGACGAATGCAAAG GTTTTTAGATGGAACCTTGGATGTAAAAAAAGTTGATGTTATGGAGGACCCAACCAAATCGGGAATCTTCACTAGACCTATGTCAGAAGAATCCTTAGCTGCTGGCAGTGAAAACAAGGATGAAGTTGAAAAATCTTTGCATTATTTATCAAACCAAATTGATAATGTTATACACATCCTCATTGAGAAGGGGGAATTTCCCTCTGGTATTCAATTACCAAATGCTTCAGTAAAAAGAGTTTCACAGGGAAAAAGAAAGTTACTAGTCAATGGATCAGAAGATCTCTTATATAGTAGCAATATAGCCTTTCAAATTGCAGCATCTATAAAACGAGCACAATCATGTGACAAGGTTGTCGATGATTCCAAACCAGCAAGAGTCTGTGAAAAGGAGAATGATTCATCTCCTAAAATTATTGCAGAAAAGCTAGTAGCTTCTTTAGATCCAACTGTGAAAAATTCTGATTTGTCTATCAGGGCTTGCAATGGACATATCAATTTTTATGCTTCTAGTAAGCAAGTGTCCCTGAACAGAAGTGTTCAAAATGCTCCAGTTCCTAAAATTTCTAGAATGAAGCATGACAGTGGAGGAAATTGTTTGATTGGTCAGGTAAAAAGGCAAAAGCTTGAGATCCGTTTAAACAGATCCAGTTTTGATCCAGAAGAATTTGCTTTGTACAGAAGATATCAGCTCAAAGTACATAATGATAAACCACAAAATGTCACAGAGAACTCATATCGTAGGTTTTTGGTTGATACTCCATTAATACAAGTTTCTCCCACTGGTGATAGCACAGTTCCTCCTTGTGGTTTTGGCTCTTTCCATCAACAATATCTAATAGACGGCCAGTTAGTGGCAGTTGGTGTTATAGATATCCTTCCTAAATGTTTGTCAAGTAAATATTTGTTCTGGGATCCAGACTTTGCCTTTCTATCACTAGGCAAGTACTCGGCTTTTCAAGAAATAGGTTGGGTGAAAGAAAACCAGGTTTATTGTCCTAGTCTACAATACTattatcttggctactatattCACTCTTGCAGCAAGATGAGATACAAAGCTGCATATCGTCCTTCAGAGCTTTTATGCCCTCTTCGCTATCA GTGGGTTCCATTTGACATTGCAAGGCCTCTGCTTGACAGAAAACCTTATGTTGTCTTATCAGATTCTTCCATTTTACAAAATGGAGAGTCATCCCTACCTCAAACTACGGAAGATGTAATGAGAAGGGGTTTTGATGATGTTGGCCAAGAAGATGCAAATGATGTTCCAATGCTTGATGATGAAGAAATGGTTGAGTCTGAATCAGAATGCTCTGATGATGAACCTGACCTAGAAACCACTTCAGATGATGATCCAGAAATTGCTGATGTCAGCAAGGTTTTGCTAGGGATAAAGGGATCTCATGTGAAATACAAG GATCTGCGGGTTGTCTTTGGTCCTGAGCAGCAGAGTTACTTGGAGTCACAATTGCGGAGATACAGGAAGGTTGTGGGTCCATTGCTATCCGAGCGAATCGTCTATTCGCTcggataa
- the LOC100783818 gene encoding zonadhesin, producing the protein MNRSFRAQESQMLAALKQREQQFGGLRASVMKEKEEELALFLEMKKREKERNDLLLNSSEEFDAPLGSNGGANPIFNISSSTPAPVRKTGVDDFLNSENDKNDYDWLLTPPGTPLFPSLEMESRKTVMSQLGTPTTRPVALKSRLANHQSEPAGRTNLVSKQPTSSPGLSSSSGGTRRPSSSGGPGSRPATPTGRPTLTTSSKSSRPSTPTLTAASKSSRSATPTRSMVTSKTTTSTIKPAVSATKHLASATKTPVPATKPAIPSRSSTPLSRSAARSSTPTSRPTLPPSRPTSRATTPTRRPSLSSNEPSIYASSVKASSSPKPASVTSRQPTPVTVRKQAPVNSRQPASPSRGTSPTVRSRPWKPSEMPGFSLDAPPNLRTTLPDRPLSATRGRPGAPTSRSSSVEPSSSGRPRRQSCSPSRGRASNGSVHISGNSMPAVSRGHSKVNDNVSPVVMGTKMVERVINMRKLVPPMIEDKNSPRSNLSGKSASSPDSSGFGRTLSKKSLDMAIRHMDIRRTIPGNLRPLMTNIPASSLYSVRSGSHHGRTISVSGSPHATSSNASSELSVNQNGICLDSSEVDDDIGSERCGQSPASVRGR; encoded by the exons ATGAATCGGAGTTTCAGGGCTCAGGAATCGCAAATGCTCGCTGCTTTAAAGCAGAGGGAGCAGCAATTTGGGGGTTTGAGGGCTTCCGTGAtgaaggagaaggaggaggaactCGCATTGTTTCTGGAGATGAAGAAGCGCGAGAAAGAGCGCAATGACCTTCTTCTTAACAGCTCCGAGGAGTTCGATGCACCTCTCG GGTCAAATGGGGGTGCTAATCCCATTTTTAACATTTCGTCTTCTACGCCGGCTCCTGTACGGAAGACTGGCGTTGATGATTTTCTCAATTCAGAAAATGATAAGAATGACTATGACTG GCTTCTAACGCCTCCTGGTactcctctttttccttctttggaaATGGAAAGTCGAAAGACTGTTATGAGTCAGCTTGGTACTCCAACCACACGTCCTGTAGCATTAAAATCCAGG TTGGCAAATCATCAATCAGAGCCTGCTGGGAGGACTAATTTAGTATCTAAACAACCTACTTCCTCTCCTGGGTTGAGCTCTTCAAGTGGTGGGACTAGGAGGCCTTCATCATCAGGGGGTCCAGGATCACGACCTGCAACACCTACTGGACGTCCTACATTGACTACATCTTCAAAATCATCAAGACCTTCAACACCTACATTAACTGCAGCTTCGAAATCATCACGATCTGCAACTCCTACTAGGTCCATGGTAACATCCAAGACCACAACTTCCACAATCAAACCGGCAGTTTCTGCTACTAAGCATTTGGCTTCTGCCACTAAGACTCCGGTCCCTGCAACTAAACCAGCAATTCCATCAAGATCCTCTACACCTTTGTCAAGATCTGCTGCAAGATCTTCAACTCCAACTAGCAGGCCTACTTTACCTCCTTCCAGGCCCACATCAAGAGCAACTACTCCAACCCGGCGACCGTCTTTATCATCGAATGAACCCAGTATATATGCTTCTTCAGTTAAAGCTTCTTCAAGCCCCAAGCCAGCTTCTGTGACATCAAGGCAGCCAACTCCTGTGACAGTAAGAAAGCAAGCTCCTGTGAACTCAAGGCAGCCAGCATCACCATCACGTGGCACTTCACCAACAGTGAGATCAAGACCATGGAAGCCATCTGAGATGCCAGGTTTTTCACTTGATGCCCCACCTAATTTGAGAACAACATTACCTGACAGGCCACTGTCAGCAACTAGGGGCAGGCCTGGAGCACCCACTTCCCGGTCTTCATCTGTCGAGCCTTCTTCTAGTGGAAGACCCAGGCGACAATCATGCTCACCTTCAAGAGGACGGGCTTCCAATGGCAGTGTTCATATCAGTGGAAACTCTATGCCGGCAGTTAGCCGGGGGCACTCCAAAGTAAATGACAATGTCAGTCCCGTTGTAATGGGCACCAAAATGGTTGAGAGGGTAATAAATATGCGAAAACTAGTGCCTCCAATGATTGAAGACAAAAACTCTCCCCGTAGTAATCTGTCTGGCAAGTCAGCTTCATCTCCAGATAGCTCAGGTTTTGGAAGAACACTTTCAAAGAAGTCCTTGGATATGGCTATTAGGCATATG GATATACGGAGAACCATTCCTGGCAATTTACGGCCTTTGATGACAAATATTCCAGCATCTTCTTTGTATAGCGTGAGGTCTGGATCTCATCACGGCCGAACAATTAGTGTTTCAGGCTCTCCTCATGCCACAAGCAGTAATGCTAGTTCTGAACTGAGCGTAAACCAAAATGGCATTTGTTTAGATAGCAGTGAGGTAGATGATGATATTGGCAGTGAGAGATGTGGTCAATCCCCTGCCAGTGTACGGGGTAGGTAA
- the LOC100790900 gene encoding anthranilate synthase alpha subunit 1, chloroplastic has product MLSATLPVSLTSAKGSSLAFSRRMVPSGHRLSPATLTGVSLSRAPLTLRCSSLSNTPSYVEEGRKFVEASKNGNLIPLCQSIFADQLTPVLAYRILVKEDDWEAPSFLLESAEPSYHASSVGRYSVLGANPTMEVVAKENKVTIIDHESGNLTEEIVDDPMVIPRKISEGWKPYLIDELPDAFCGGWAGYFSYDTVRYVEKKKLPFSNAPEDDRNLADIHLGLYENVIVFDHVEKKAYVILWVRVDRYSSAESAYKDGMERLEKLVAKLQDGQPPRLAPGSVDLHTHHFGPSLKKSSMTSEAYKEAVLQAKEHIKAGDIFQIVLSQRFERRTFADPFEIYRALRVVNPSPYMAYLQARGCILVASSPEILTRVKKNKIMNRPLAGTARRGKTPEEDARFEAILLRDEKQCAEHVMLVDLGRNDVGKVAKSGSVKVEKLMNVERYSHVMHISSTVTGELQEHLTSWDALRAALPVGTVSGAPKVKAMELIDELEVTRRGPYSGGFGYISFSGEMDIALALRTMVFPSGTRYDTMYSYKDVDQRREWIAYLQAGAGIVADSVPDDEHQECQNKAAGLARAIDLAESAFVDK; this is encoded by the exons ATGCTTTCTGCAACACTTCCAGTGTCCCTTACATCTGCAAAGGGCTCCTCCTTGGCCTTCTCCCGCCGCATGGTTCCTTCCGGCCACCGTCTATCTCCGGCGACACTCACCGGCGTTTCACTCTCACGCGCTCCTCTCACGTTGAGGTGCTCTTCACTCTCAAACACCCCTTCCTATG TTGAGGAAGGAAGAAAGTTTGTAGAAGCTTCAAAGAATGGGAACTTGATTCCTCTCTGTCAGAGCATCTTCGCTGACCAACTCACTCCTGTCCTTGCTTACCGGATTTTGGTTAAGGAAGACGATTGGGAGGCTCCAAGCTTTCTTTTAGAGTCTGCAGAGCCTAGTTATCATGCTTCGAGTGTT GGGCGCTATAGTGTTTTAGGAGCAAACCCAACTATGGAAGTTGTGGCAAAAGAAAATAAGGTTACAATAATTGACCACGAATCTGGGAATTTAACTGAGGAAATTGTTGATGATCCTATGGTGATTCCCAGAAAAATCTCAGAGGGTTGGAAACCCTATCTCATTGATGAACTACCAGATGCATTCTGTG GTGGTTGGGCAGGTTATTTCTCATATGACACTGTTCGTTATgtggaaaagaaaaagctacCATTTTCAAACGCTCCAGAGGATGACAGGAACCTTGCTGACATACATCTGGGCCTCTATGAGAATGTGATTGTGTTTGACCATGTAGAAAAG AAAGCATATGTGATTCTTTGGGTGAGGGTTGATCGGTACTCCTCGGCTGAGAGTGCTTATAAGGATGGAATGGAAAGATTAGAAAAATTAGTGGCCAAATTACAAGATGGCCAACC CCCAAGGCTGGCTCCAGGTTCTGTGGATTTACATACTCATCATTTTGGTCCATCTTTAAAGAAGTCAAGCATGACAAGTGAAGCATACAAAGAGGCAGTCCTTCAGGCAAAAGAACATATTAAAGCAGGGGATATTTTCCAGATTGTATTAAGTCAGAGATTCGAACGAAGAACATTTGCTGATCCTTTTGAAATTTATAGAGCATTGAGAGTTGTTAACCCAAGTCCTTATATGGCCTATTTGCAG GCTAGGGGATGTATTCTGGTTGCTTCAAGTCCAGAGATTCTTACACGTGTAAAGAAG AATAAGATTATGAACCGTCCATTGGCTGGGACAGCTAGAAGGGGGAAAACACCTGAAGAAGATGCAAGGTTTGAAGCAATATTGCTGAGAGATGAAAAGCAGTGTGCAGAGCATGTCATGTTGGTTGATTTGGGACGCAATGATGTTGGAAAG GTTGCAAAAAGTGGTTCTGTCAAAGTTGAAAAGCTTATGAATGTTGAACGATATTCCCATGTCATGCACATAAGTTCAACG GTTACTGGAGAGTTGCAAGAGCATTTGACTAGCTGGGATGCCCTGCGAGCTGCATTGCCCGTTGGAACTGTCAGTGGAGCACCAAAG GTGAAGGCGATGGAGTTGATTGATGAGCTGGAGGTGACAAGGAGGGGGCCTTACAGTGGAGGATTTGGATACATCTCTTTCTCTGGTGAGATGGACATTGCTCTTGCTCTCAGGACAATGGTATTTCCGAGCGGAACCAGGTATGATACAATGTACTCATACAAAGACGTCGACCAACGCCGCGAGTGGATTGCTTACCTTCAAGCCGGAGCTGGTATAGTTGCTGACAGTGTCCCTGATGATGAGCACCAAGAGTGTCAAAACAAAGCTGCTGGTCTTGCTCGTGCCATTGATTTGGCTGAGTCCGCTTTTGTTGATAAATGA